DNA from Panthera leo isolate Ple1 chromosome D2, P.leo_Ple1_pat1.1, whole genome shotgun sequence:
aGAGTGGCccttgggggagaggaggggcagagtgcgCCCCCGCCCCACCAGCCTTTGTGCCAGCCCAGCAGCCAGGCTCCCAGACATTAGCATTCCAATGGCCCCGGGACGCTTTGTCTTTCGACCAAGGCCGGCTTGGGAATGGagtgggatgggggcagggcaCCATAAATCTACCTGCTAGTGTgagctgatgggggtggggtggtggcgCAAGATTCATGTGCTGTTTTTCTGGAAGTCAAGCTTGGGCTCAGACAAAGGCAGAAGAGGGGGAAGAGTCTTTCGACCCGAGGGTCTTTCCTGGCCCCGCTTGGGACCCTGTCCGGATTTCAGAGAGCTGGGGCACAGGCGACGACTTCAGACTGCGGGAGGCCCTGCTGCGGTAGGAGCTGAGGCTTAGTCCGCCGGCGCGGCCTTCCAGCCGAGACTGAGAGCAGCCTGAGTGATTTTCAAAGCCTCTGAAAGCAATATGCCCGTGGCGGGTGGGAGGCGTGGTGACGGTGAGGCTGGGCTAGTTAGTTGTATCTGCCACTCACAGAGATGTTTCCAAGCTCTTCTAGATGAGTGGCTCCTTGGAAAGAGGTGTGGACGAGGTTTCTTACCTCAGAGCAACTCCATACAGGGTGATGGAGCTCACCCCGGCCAAGGGAGCCCTAAACTTTGCAGTGATTCTGGCAAACCCTAAACCTTTCTTGGCTTCCTTTTGACTTGGAATGTAGAGTTGACAGACAGCTCTGGGGTCaaatcccccaccccacccccacccggacCCAAGGTGGCCGCCCAGCAGTCAAGTTGGTTAAaccgtccttttttttttttctttttaattcatggGGCGGAGGACCAGTCTGTGTGCGTTTAGTGACTAATGGCTCCTTAATGAGCACCCTCAAAAGCAGGAGGGGGATTGGGCAGTGCGTCCATCCACCTAGAACATGGAGTCAACACTTTTGCTGTCTCAGGGAGTCTTTTGCACCTGAGGGAGTCCCCCGCCTATTTGAACACTAGTTTCCAGAGCCTTTCACAAGAAGAATGATCTTCCTGCTTCAGGACTTCTCTAAATCTGTAGTCCTGGGCCCAAACACCACCTCTCTCGCAAGTCTCCCAATCCAGCCCCAGGCACCAGCTATCCTACCTCCATCCTGTGCCTTGTACCTTTACCCAGCACCCAATATTTTTGGCCTTGAATAATATTGTCTGTATACTTGCTGCTTTCCTGCAAAGACAGAGATGGACCTTCCTGCTTTTTGTCTGTCCACGCTCTTCCCCCCAAAACGCCCAGCAAGTAGCAGGCACTGGTTTGGTCCCTGCAACTAGGAGCTGCAGACACCTGTCCCTGGGTGGTGCCCCAGGTGGAAAGTTGGCTGCTGCAGAAGTCACCAATAACCCATTAATCTTCTCCCAGATTAAAGCCGTGAAATGAAACAAcaccttcattcattcttttgtttggggcccttctccccgcccccaatTCCGGTCCCTGGTAACTGAGACCTATCTCCTCAGAGCTACCTTTACTGGGATTAGAGGAAAAATTCATCTGAAAGTGGGGAtggcaaaagagaaacaaaagaggcGTTGACTCCGATGACGCTGCCACTTTTGCACTCTAACGGGAAAGCTACCTACCTGCCTTCCGGCTGTCAGCCCCTAACGGGTGCCTCGCCTCTCTGGGGTTGGCCGGCTTCTTCCCCTGGCCAATCCAAGGAGGCCTCTGGGGTTCAATTCACAGGGTAGGGTGCCCGCCCTCCATTTTCCCGTTCCTGAGCACCTGGCAGACTCCTCGGATTCTTACAGCTCAACCTGCTTCCGGAGGCCTGGGGGTCCCGCAAGGCACGTAGAGGTGCTCCAGTAGTGCCCGCCCGGATCATCTTCGGTCCCGCTGCTCACCAGCCCAACTCTACCTTGGGAGTAACAGAGAATGCATGGCTGGAGACCTTGAACAGTTCCTTGGTAAGTTTTCAATCAAGACTGCTGGGTGTCCAGGGTGTCAGAGATTTCAGCAGGAACCTCcaccctctctgctcctcgctGCTCAGTTCTGAGCCGCGACGCCACCGCCCCTGAACCGGCTCTGTGAAATGAGCTCAGAAGATGTGCGAGATCTCTAAGCACTTTGGGAACATTCCTGGGATGCCCAGTCCGGGTTCCGTGTCTCCAAGGGCTCTGACCTTGTGGCCAGGCTATTACTTGTCCTCACCAAATGCAGCAGTCACTCTAAATCCAGGTTAGTGGTGTTGGGGAAAAGGCCGGCAAGAGGCCCTAGTTGGAGTCTTTGATCTAAACCACTGTCTAGAATAAGACAAGTCACTGCCCCATAAATAAAATAGGGAACTGGACCAATGATTTCTTAAGAGCTTTCCAGCTCTTACTTTCCAAATGGGTTTACCTGACTTGCCCTCAGGACTCAGTCTTCTCTGCCTTTGAGCACAGTGTCACAATCTTTTAGCCCAAACTAGAGGAGAGGCCCAGATCCCCAGAAAGTATCATCCCTCTCCTTGGAgtgagccccccctcccccggccgcaCCCCAGCGGCTGTGGTCCTCCCTCCTGCACAATCCAGTTACTTAGCTGAGGCTTTTTgagggtacttttttttttttattggctcAAAATCTCATTCACCAGTCTCTAAATAATCTTATGTACAAAATATagactccgccccccccccccgctgtgaAATCTTATCAATAAATACAAACGTgtaaaggaggggaggggggtatATAATTTACCATaccaaaattcatttcaaaagatatcatataatttacaaactgatttttttcttctctcttcttctttttcttttctttctttctttctttctttctttcttctttttttttttttttttagacaaggGAGCTTCAGTCGCAGGGAAGCGGGAGAGACATTCCTGAGCCAGGCGGTCTCTGCCGCAGTTCACAGCCCGGTCTCCCTCCCCCGGGAGGGCAATGGCTCTGAAAAGTGCACCGAGAGAAGGCGGAGGATCGCCTTCGTGGATTAAGGCAGCGGACCGGCCAGAAACCAGGACTTAATACGGAGAGGGTCAGCGGCGTCTTTCCAGAAGAGACGCTGGGCGAGGAGAGCAAACCGGAAGAGATCAAATACTGGATTAGGTCACCTTGGTTGGAAGGTTGGTAAGAGACAGACTGGCACACTTGAGTGAGGGTACGATGGCTGGAGACAGTGAGTGTCTCCGGCTGCGTAGTGCTACCATTCTCGTCGTCTTTGCGGGAGACTTGGGGTGGTTGCAGGGAGGGGAACCCCCGAAGCCTGCAACGCCCACCTGCTTGCGCAGCAACCTGCGTGCGGTGGTCTGAAGTTAGCGCGACGCAGAGGACGGGGGGTTGAATCCAGCCTGTCACCCTCCTAGGCGCCTGGGCTCATCGGGTGTCAGCGAGCCAGAGACTGGAAGGGCAAGTTCGCATGAAGGCCCCCGTAaccgccccctccctctctcccgaGCACCCACCGCCCAGAGACCCGCAGGCCCCTTCATAGAAAGTCTGAGAAAGCTAGGGCGCCGGGGCGCAGACCGGTAGGGGAGGCAGGCATCTGCAGCCCCGGACGCTCCTCCAGCGAGGCGGCGGGACTCAGGCTGCCCGCCTGGGAGACAGGAGAGTAGAGGGAGCCCCATTCTCCCGGGGAGCCGCCGTCCTGGCTGCCCAGCTCTTCGCAGGGCGGCGCGGGCGGCTCCAGCCCGTAGAGGTTGTGGTCTGCTATGCGCAGCGCCTGCGTCAGCGCCCAGATGTAGTTGTGCGCGAAGCGTAGCGTCTCGATCTTGGTGAGCTTGGCATCGTCGGGAAAGGTGGGCAGGACACCGCGAAGCGCGTCCAGCGCGGAGTTGAGGTTGTGCATCCGATTGCGCTCGCGGTCGTTGGCCTTCTTGCGCCGGCTCCGCCGCTGCTTGCTCAGAGCCAACTCGCTCTTGGGCCGGCTGCGCCCCCCGCGCCTCGGCCGGAGCTTCCTCGAGGCTCCTCGGCAGCCGCCCCCTTCCTCCTCCGCGCAGCCCCCCTGCACGCGAGCCGGGCTGGGCGGAGCGGACGCAACGCAGGTCACTTCGGCGTCCGAGGCGCCCTGGAAGGGCTGTTCTGTGTCATGGGTCGCTTGGACAGCTGGCACGCCGGAGGGATGCGGCGCCATCCTGAGGCTGGGGTGAGAGGTCCGGGTAAGAGTGGGTGGGCCACCCGCGCGCAATTCCCGGTCCCAGGGTCaagtgaggggggaaaaatgacGAGAAAGAGCCACCCCTCCGCTCCCGCCGGATCACAGGACCCCTTTCCCCCCTCCACCCGTCGCTCTGTGACCTGCAGGTGTTACCTTGTTCCCGCGCGCAAAAGGGTAGAAGCGGCGAGCAACGAGAGCAATGGTGAGCTTAGCTGGCCTTTTCGTCTGTTAAGTCCAGCCAGGATGCAGGAGCCGCAGCCTGGAAGTTTCCCCAGCCCAAGAGAAGCGAAGAGCAAAGGGGGTCCCGGGCCACTGTTGCTGTCTTTGGCGCGGCTGCGAGACCAATCGGAATTTTTTCTGCGCCTCAAGTCGTGTGCCCCTTGGCACGCTTTATCTGCTCGGCCCGGGCCAGGAGCGTGCCTGCCCCGTTGCTGCCCGAGCCGCCGGCCAATCAGCGCCGGGGCCAGGGGGCCGCGCCACGCGAGCCCGCTCCTCCCCCGCGGGGCACAGCTGGATTCCGGACAAAGGGCCCGGGTCGGGGGAGGGGAGCGCCGCTCTGTTTGCTTTCTCCCCGCGGGCTCGGTCCCAGCAACTCTCGGTTCCTCAAAGAGCCTCGCCCAGGGAGAGGAGCCTCGTCTGGCTCGCGTCTGGCCGCCCCAGACCGCTTTGCTCGTATTCAGTTTTTCCTTGGCATCTGTCCAGCCCCTCTTTTGGCACCTCGAAGAGGGCTTTGGGAAGCCCACGGGGACATTTAGGCTCAGAGAAGGAGGTGGCTCGCCCCAAATCACGCGGCGAGACATGGGACCAGGTGCAAGGTGCCCTGACTACCAGCTTGGAGGAGCGTCCACGAACTCCTGAAGCCACCTTGCTCTTCTGCGCTCCGGGTCAGGCTAGGAAACATACATGGAGCGATGTTTCACGGACCCTCTCCATTCTGGAAGGAGGGGCGGGGCGACCACAGAGACAGATCCTGCCTAGGTCCCTGCCACGTAGAGACCTTCCCTGGAGGTGAGGAGCCCCCCTACCTCCCACCACAGTGCTCTGAGACGAGGCTCCACACTCCTCAGAGGGAGGCGCTTAGAACCTCTCCtccccatccatcccccatcaGGAACCTAAGACGTTTCCATCGTGTCCCAGAGGCGGAGGGTGGTTATGGTGGGACCTCCAGGGGACATTCGACCACTACCAATCGCGGACAGTCCCCTAGCATTCGGGCCAGGGTCTCTGGGGAAGAGCTCAGGTGAGAAGGGGTCAGGAGAGGGCCGGGAGTTCGCAGCAAGGCTTTGTCTTTTAAATGCCCGTGGTGCGCTGGCGCTGCGAGACACAGGcgacttctttcttcccttcgTCCCCCTGTCCAATCACAGCCAGGGGCTGCCAGCACTACCTGGCCCAGCTCTAGCCGGGTGTGAGGCGGGGGACCTGCCCTGAGCACCGCTCAGGGACTCCGCGGGCCCCTGTTAGCGCCGGCTGGAAATCTTTCCAAAGTCAGTCTGAACACATcatccctcttttcttccctgcccttcccttttGTCCCCGCCTCGGACACCCCGTGGTCTTCTGCTTCCGGTCACTCTGGGTGAGGGGTCGCGGCTTCCGCTCCTCTCTCTTGACCGCGACGTGTCCGGtgggggcagaggcgggggggaAGCCGAGGGTGGGAAGACTGGGGCCCCGGTTACGTCTCCGCAGGCTGAGAAAGCTGTGCTTCCTAGCAGGTCCAGTGCCTCCCGGAagctggaggggtggggctggaccCGGCTGGGAAACCGAGGGGATGGGGTGAAGGGAGGAGGTAGGTCTGCGTATCTGCCCCAGTGACCGCCTCTCCACACCCGCCCAGGCTGCTTCGGGGGCGCAGTTACCTCCAAGGCAGAAGAGGATGGATATGCTTGGGcgccagagagagagggctctaggactggatgggggtgggggcgctgtCCTTCCGATCTCAGCCGGTGCGCGGTTAGCAGAggttccttccctttctgctttccAACTGAAGCTAGGGGTCAGGCTCCCGAGGAGCAAAGGGAAGAGACTCCTGGATTGCATTTTCCTGCTGCTGCTCCCTCAGGTCAGGATTGCTCCAAATTTGTTTCCTAGTCATAAGAATGAGAACCAGAGGcccgttttacagatggagacGTCAAGGCCCAGAAGGGGGAGTGATtcacctaaggtcacacagcaagttctGCCAGAACCACGTAGAACTCAGGTCCTAAGACTCGGACTTCTAGATTCTCCCCTTGCACCTGCTGCCTCTCCCtgattgggggaaaatatttttttccccaaggcaaAACCAGACACCCCAAAGTGTAGAAGGTAGGAGAAGTCCTGTATCTGTGGGGGAGACAGGGTCAGAGTGGAAACGGGACCGATGCTTCAACTTGCTACTTTCCTGCCCTATACCCGAACCTTGCTTGGTTTCTATCATCCTGCAAATTATGAACAGACAGGAAATCCGAAGCATGCTTCCCTAGGGCTCTGGGACCCAGCCCCACTCGGGGGAGCCTGCCCTGGCGATAAGGGATCCAAACATCCCTGTGGGTCCCGGGAGGCCTGAAGAGCAGCTCCAAACCAGGACTCTCACCCGGCAGTGGCTCTCAGATAAAGGGCAAAGGAGGGACTCACTTGGCTCAGTTTTGCCTCAAGCGGCGGATAGATACTGGTAAGAGCCGCAGGGCGAGTTTCCTGCACCAGGCAAGATTCTGGGCATTCTTGGGAACCTTCTTAACCGGGAGAGAATTCTGGCATCCACGTGGGATTCTTATCCAGATCCCCCAGAGCAGCTCTGGCCCAGGGCTCTTCGGGGATTCCAGGCCGCCACCACTACGGCTTTGCGCAAAACATAGGGCGAGGAGCGCGCAGCGGCCAGGAGTAGCGGTCTCCTTGAGGAGAGCCCACAACTCTCCGCAGCCCTTCTTCTGGCCAGGAGGGCGGGGTCCGAGGTCAAAGAGTCCTGGGGGATTGGAGATCCAGGGTCCACGTCCTCCCTTTCCGCTGTAGGGGACGCACAGACCTCTCTCCAAAGTTAATCCCT
Protein-coding regions in this window:
- the NEUROG3 gene encoding neurogenin-3 gives rise to the protein MAPHPSGVPAVQATHDTEQPFQGASDAEVTCVASAPPSPARVQGGCAEEEGGGCRGASRKLRPRRGGRSRPKSELALSKQRRSRRKKANDRERNRMHNLNSALDALRGVLPTFPDDAKLTKIETLRFAHNYIWALTQALRIADHNLYGLEPPAPPCEELGSQDGGSPGEWGSLYSPVSQAGSLSPAASLEERPGLQMPASPTGLRPGALAFSDFL